The following proteins are co-located in the Desulfovibrio intestinalis genome:
- a CDS encoding class I SAM-dependent methyltransferase, producing the protein MKDTANKQKTQQEYWNARARTFPRFEEGEQTYEAGMLRRIIDAGVDFSGKNVLDVGSGSGMYTLRLARMAQSVTAMDVSDEMLRLLQEDAATMGINNIVTVHSGWEDFDASQHFDIVFASMTPAIDSDESREKLMRFSSGWIVFMGFAKSMPSNIMQGLYKHYSITPKAFSDAQDMRRWLDAKGIAYTGIPVAGQWTTPKSEKDIVDLCLTTLRGYGVDPDPDFIAAYIEAFKDQDGQYVERTEYSIEIILWQSR; encoded by the coding sequence ATGAAAGATACGGCCAACAAGCAAAAAACGCAGCAAGAATACTGGAACGCCAGAGCACGCACATTCCCGCGGTTTGAAGAAGGCGAGCAAACCTACGAGGCGGGCATGCTGCGCCGAATCATAGACGCAGGCGTGGATTTCAGCGGCAAAAACGTTCTGGATGTGGGCAGCGGCAGCGGCATGTATACGTTACGCCTGGCGCGCATGGCCCAAAGCGTTACGGCTATGGACGTTTCAGACGAAATGCTGCGTCTGCTGCAAGAAGACGCAGCAACTATGGGCATCAACAACATCGTTACTGTCCATTCCGGCTGGGAAGATTTTGACGCAAGCCAGCACTTTGACATCGTGTTCGCTTCAATGACTCCAGCCATTGATAGCGATGAAAGCCGTGAAAAACTTATGCGCTTCTCTTCCGGCTGGATTGTTTTTATGGGCTTTGCCAAGAGCATGCCCTCCAACATCATGCAAGGCCTGTACAAACACTACAGCATCACGCCCAAGGCTTTCAGCGACGCGCAAGACATGCGGCGCTGGCTTGACGCCAAGGGCATTGCCTACACGGGCATCCCCGTTGCCGGGCAGTGGACCACCCCCAAAAGCGAAAAGGATATTGTGGATTTGTGCCTGACAACACTGCGCGGCTATGGCGTTGATCCCGACCCGGACTTCATCGCTGCATACATTGAAGCCTTCAAGGACCAGGACGGGCAATATGTAGAACGCACCGAATACAGCATTGAAATAATTTTGTGGCAAAGCCGCTGA
- the upp gene encoding uracil phosphoribosyltransferase, whose protein sequence is MAVYVVDHPLVRHKIGILRMESTSTSEFRSVSNEVAGLLIYEATKGFRTEKHIVQGWAGPVEIEAISGKKVTVVPILRAGIGLMDGVLDMIPGAKISVVGLYRNEETLQPVEYYVKLASDMDQRLAIILDPMLATGGSLIATIELLKRHDCRNICSLNLVCAPEGLAKVQAAHPDVDIYTAAIDDHLNEDGYIIPGLGDAGDRIFGTK, encoded by the coding sequence ATGGCCGTTTATGTTGTAGACCATCCCCTTGTTCGCCACAAGATCGGCATTTTGCGCATGGAGTCCACCTCCACCAGTGAATTCCGCAGTGTATCCAATGAAGTGGCTGGCCTGCTTATTTATGAAGCCACCAAGGGTTTTCGCACTGAGAAGCACATTGTGCAGGGTTGGGCCGGGCCTGTGGAGATTGAGGCCATTTCCGGCAAAAAAGTAACCGTCGTTCCCATCCTGCGCGCAGGTATTGGCCTTATGGACGGCGTGCTGGACATGATACCCGGCGCCAAGATCAGCGTCGTGGGTTTGTATCGCAATGAAGAAACTCTTCAGCCAGTAGAGTACTATGTCAAGCTCGCCAGTGATATGGACCAGCGGCTTGCCATTATTCTTGACCCGATGCTGGCTACAGGCGGTTCGCTTATTGCCACCATTGAACTTCTGAAACGCCACGACTGCCGCAACATATGCAGTCTCAATCTGGTGTGCGCGCCCGAAGGCCTTGCCAAGGTACAGGCGGCCCATCCTGATGTGGACATATACACCGCAGCCATTGACGATCATCTCAACGAAGATGGCTATATCATTCCTGGCCTTGGTGATGCCGGGGACCGTATTTTCGGCACCAAGTAA
- a CDS encoding uracil-xanthine permease family protein, whose translation MSSASPRREYLPTDYNLRFRDCLIGAQMLFVAFGALVLVPILTGLDSNVALFTAGVGTLLFQICTRGKVPIFLASSFAFIAPIIYGVQTWGMAQTLGGLVCSGFVYFILSGLIRWRGIDVVLRVLPPVVTGPVIMVIGLILAPVAVNMALGKTGDGAVQLVPEETALWVSMTSLLVTVLVSLLGKGFLRLMPILCGIVAGFAASLYFGMGDWTKVAATPWMSLPNFTFPEFAWEPILFIMPITLAPAIEHFGDVVAISSITGKDYLKDPGVHTTMFGDGVATMAAGMVGGPPCTTYAEVIGAVSLTRVFNPAVMTWAALTAILLSFVSKIGAFLSSIPVPVMGGIMILLFGAIMVVGLNTLVRAGKDLMEPRNMIIVALIIIFGVGGMQFSIGSFKLGGIGLAAVTGVALNLFLPRSRT comes from the coding sequence ATGAGCTCAGCCAGCCCACGGCGGGAATATTTGCCCACCGATTATAACCTGCGCTTCAGGGATTGCCTGATTGGCGCGCAGATGCTTTTTGTGGCCTTTGGCGCGCTGGTGCTGGTGCCCATTCTTACTGGTCTGGACAGCAACGTGGCCCTGTTTACCGCAGGGGTAGGCACCTTGTTGTTTCAGATATGCACCAGGGGCAAGGTGCCCATATTCCTTGCGTCTTCTTTTGCCTTTATTGCGCCCATCATCTATGGGGTACAGACCTGGGGCATGGCCCAGACCCTTGGCGGTCTGGTGTGTTCGGGCTTTGTCTACTTTATTCTGAGCGGTCTTATCCGCTGGCGCGGCATTGATGTGGTGCTGCGTGTGCTGCCGCCAGTGGTTACCGGGCCTGTCATTATGGTGATCGGCCTGATTCTGGCCCCGGTTGCCGTAAATATGGCTCTGGGAAAAACCGGCGACGGTGCGGTGCAGCTGGTGCCGGAAGAAACCGCCCTGTGGGTTTCGATGACGTCCTTGCTGGTCACAGTGCTGGTGTCGCTGCTGGGCAAGGGATTTTTGCGCCTTATGCCCATCTTGTGCGGCATTGTGGCGGGTTTTGCGGCATCGCTTTACTTTGGTATGGGCGATTGGACAAAAGTGGCCGCAACCCCGTGGATGAGCCTTCCCAACTTTACCTTCCCCGAGTTTGCCTGGGAACCCATCCTTTTTATCATGCCCATAACCTTGGCTCCCGCCATTGAGCATTTTGGCGACGTTGTGGCCATCAGCTCCATCACGGGCAAGGACTATCTTAAAGATCCCGGCGTACACACCACTATGTTCGGCGACGGCGTGGCCACTATGGCCGCAGGTATGGTGGGCGGTCCGCCCTGTACAACCTATGCAGAAGTTATTGGCGCGGTAAGTCTGACGCGGGTGTTCAATCCTGCGGTCATGACATGGGCGGCATTGACGGCCATTCTGCTTTCTTTTGTTTCAAAAATCGGCGCATTTCTGTCGTCCATTCCCGTGCCTGTTATGGGCGGCATCATGATCTTGCTCTTTGGGGCCATCATGGTTGTTGGTCTGAACACTCTTGTGCGCGCTGGCAAGGATTTGATGGAGCCAAGAAATATGATTATTGTGGCTCTTATCATAATTTTCGGCGTTGGCGGCATGCAGTTCAGCATCGGCAGTTTCAAGCTGGGCGGCATCGGCCTTGCCGCGGTGACAGGCGTGGCGCTCAACCTCTTTTTGCCGCGCAGCCGCACATAG
- a CDS encoding DUF362 domain-containing protein, whose translation MPAKVFYTDTHSRSHEESKLAKVARLCDALNFKKFIKKNELTAVKLHFGEYGNDTHLNPTLVRQVVDKIAAAGGKAFLTDTTTLYSGSRHNAVDHLQTACRHGFSPSVVAAPVVIADGLFGENDVPVRINCKHFKEVHIATEISKAPALVVLSHFKGHQMAGFGGAIKNLAMGGASVRGKKEQHATHVSVNEDACIGCGKCVRSCPQDALSIHKKKSKVDIARCVGCFECMTVCPVAAIDIEWEAEMEPFMERMTEYAYGVVKGRKKRICYINFVINVTPDCDCVGWSDMPMVPDVGILASTDPVALDQACFDLVNKAPCLSGEKKEKGEKQDKAEKLDKFTARWPNTRGPVQLQYGEEIGLGSRKYELIKV comes from the coding sequence ATGCCTGCCAAAGTATTTTATACAGATACCCATTCCCGTTCGCACGAAGAAAGCAAGCTCGCCAAGGTAGCCCGCCTTTGCGACGCTCTTAATTTCAAAAAATTTATCAAAAAGAATGAGCTGACAGCCGTAAAGCTGCACTTTGGCGAATACGGCAACGATACGCACCTGAACCCCACGCTGGTGCGTCAGGTGGTGGATAAAATCGCCGCTGCTGGCGGCAAGGCTTTTCTTACAGATACTACAACGCTTTACTCCGGCAGCAGACATAATGCCGTGGATCATCTGCAAACAGCCTGTCGGCATGGTTTTTCGCCTTCCGTAGTGGCTGCCCCTGTTGTCATTGCCGATGGCCTGTTCGGCGAAAATGACGTGCCCGTGCGCATCAACTGCAAGCACTTCAAAGAAGTTCATATCGCTACTGAAATCAGCAAGGCTCCGGCTCTGGTGGTGTTGAGCCATTTCAAGGGGCATCAGATGGCCGGGTTCGGCGGCGCTATCAAAAACCTTGCTATGGGCGGGGCCTCGGTACGCGGCAAAAAAGAACAGCACGCTACCCATGTGAGCGTGAATGAAGACGCCTGTATTGGCTGTGGCAAGTGCGTACGGTCCTGTCCGCAGGACGCCCTGAGCATCCACAAAAAGAAAAGCAAGGTGGACATTGCGCGCTGTGTGGGCTGTTTTGAATGCATGACCGTCTGCCCTGTCGCCGCCATTGATATTGAATGGGAAGCGGAAATGGAACCCTTTATGGAACGCATGACCGAGTATGCCTACGGCGTCGTCAAGGGCAGAAAAAAGCGCATCTGCTACATCAACTTTGTCATCAATGTCACGCCTGACTGCGACTGCGTGGGCTGGAGCGACATGCCTATGGTTCCCGACGTGGGCATACTGGCCTCCACAGACCCCGTTGCCCTGGATCAGGCCTGCTTTGACCTTGTAAACAAAGCGCCCTGCCTGTCTGGCGAAAAGAAAGAAAAGGGCGAAAAGCAGGACAAGGCTGAAAAACTGGACAAATTCACGGCGCGCTGGCCCAACACGCGCGGCCCGGTACAACTCCAGTATGGTGAAGAAATTGGCCTCGGCAGCCGCAAGTACGAGCTTATAAAAGTTTAG
- a CDS encoding chaperone protein, with the protein MAEKKINDDYTTCPACCGTGKNQDNTVCFECNGTGKRQEACTVPAGAEHDGVCD; encoded by the coding sequence ATGGCTGAGAAAAAAATTAATGACGATTACACCACTTGCCCCGCCTGTTGCGGCACTGGAAAAAATCAGGACAATACCGTGTGTTTTGAATGCAACGGAACCGGCAAAAGGCAAGAAGCCTGCACCGTGCCAGCTGGCGCGGAGCATGACGGCGTATGTGACTAG
- a CDS encoding biotin/lipoyl-binding protein — translation MSEALYIEMPARKKGKPRPLWLRLLPLWGLLLIIAGGVLWWLGQGRIVSDRAVLDAMVHVVAPEFSAPVEVFYVKEGDRVLRGQPLLRMDARAYSARIGEAGREAAALRGMAGPPTMEETAARLKAAQDAEQDMVRRLALARNEEDAKLQLRQERVSTHVRLQLQLRSMDNQGGERSVGKNRYAEATQAEVQARRHMEQAKAEFEEASRMRAALEQELGRIRQEMLRFKQMASQQRYAPVAPNAQRSQPVQVDANLYAPVDSRVLRVLGVPGRAAQRGEALILLLPEGASVAENYWVLAYFSGDRTDVIQAGQPCFIELEGGLSLRGAVNDVLAPQPLPANPQTAQGTKYTEGAAAPAVYTPVRVSIIPGDNPLPVPGSAVRCVVLTRNVWGFYGL, via the coding sequence ATGTCCGAAGCATTGTACATAGAAATGCCCGCTCGCAAGAAGGGGAAACCCCGCCCCTTATGGTTGCGCCTTTTGCCTTTGTGGGGGCTTTTATTGATTATTGCGGGCGGCGTCTTATGGTGGCTGGGCCAAGGGCGTATTGTCAGTGACCGTGCCGTGCTGGACGCTATGGTGCATGTGGTTGCGCCTGAATTTTCCGCGCCCGTTGAGGTTTTTTATGTAAAGGAAGGCGACCGCGTGCTCCGTGGGCAACCCCTGTTGCGTATGGATGCCCGCGCCTACAGTGCCCGGATTGGCGAGGCCGGACGCGAAGCCGCCGCCTTGCGCGGCATGGCCGGGCCGCCCACAATGGAAGAGACAGCCGCCAGACTCAAGGCCGCGCAGGATGCGGAACAGGATATGGTGCGCCGTCTGGCTTTGGCGCGTAATGAAGAAGACGCGAAGCTGCAATTGCGGCAAGAGCGTGTGTCCACCCATGTGCGGCTTCAGTTGCAACTGCGGTCTATGGACAACCAGGGGGGCGAAAGATCTGTGGGCAAAAACCGGTATGCCGAGGCAACTCAGGCCGAGGTGCAGGCCCGCAGGCATATGGAACAGGCAAAGGCGGAATTTGAAGAAGCCAGCCGCATGCGCGCTGCTCTGGAGCAGGAGCTTGGCCGCATCCGGCAGGAAATGCTGCGCTTCAAGCAGATGGCCTCGCAGCAGCGGTATGCGCCTGTGGCTCCCAATGCTCAAAGGTCCCAGCCTGTGCAGGTGGATGCCAATCTGTACGCTCCCGTTGACAGTCGCGTGCTGCGGGTTCTGGGCGTTCCCGGCCGGGCGGCGCAGCGTGGCGAAGCCCTGATTCTGCTGTTGCCCGAGGGCGCGTCGGTAGCTGAAAACTATTGGGTGCTGGCCTACTTTTCTGGCGACAGAACAGATGTCATACAGGCCGGACAACCCTGTTTTATTGAGCTTGAGGGCGGTTTGAGCCTGCGCGGCGCTGTGAATGATGTTCTTGCGCCACAGCCTTTGCCTGCAAATCCGCAAACTGCCCAGGGTACAAAATATACAGAGGGCGCAGCGGCTCCTGCTGTTTATACGCCTGTGCGCGTCAGCATTATTCCTGGCGACAATCCATTGCCCGTGCCCGGTTCGGCGGTACGCTGTGTTGTGCTTACACGCAATGTATGGGGATTTTACGGCCTGTAG